One window of the Pieris brassicae chromosome 4, ilPieBrab1.1, whole genome shotgun sequence genome contains the following:
- the LOC123708380 gene encoding U-scoloptoxin(19)-Sm1a, translating into MLKLTVLLMFCIVFVNTAENSYIINELPCLVANGECTKSEDCPTGVRQLTGYCPKQEKNGIKCCLSRTMSCRSRGGECVTFKCPKGLTFSRAKDCSHDETCCILVQK; encoded by the exons atgctcAAGTTGACAGTGTTATTAATGTTctgtattgtatttgtaaatactgCAG aaaatagctACATAATAAACGAGTTACCGTGCCTTGTGGCTAATGGAGAGTGTACCAAATCGGAAGACTGTCCAACTGGAGTGAGACAATTGACCGGATATTGTCCAAAGCAGGAAAAGAATGGGATAAAATGTTGtt TGTCCCGTACCATGTCGTGTCGAAGTCGAGGTGGAGAATGTGTAACATTCAAATGTCCAAAAGGACTTACGTTTTCTAGAGCCAAAGATTGCTCCCATGACGAAACCTGTTGTATATtagtgcaaaaataa